In Nitrospirota bacterium, the DNA window GACCGCCATGTATCTTACACGCCTGCTGAAACCTTTTGAGGTACACGTAACCCGTATTGCCTACGGTATACCGGTCGGCAGTGATATTGAATATGCCGATGAACTCACTCTTGTTAAATCCCTTGAAGGCAGAAGGTGAGGTGTCTGTATTTTAACAACCGTCATTTCAGTCGTTTTAGTAGCAGGCTCCATCGGGGCTTATTTAGCCGGTCACAGAAAAAAATCCAAAAAGGTTGAGAAGAAGATAACAAAGGCAAAGGAATATGGCCTGCATGAGCCTGTCCATATTCACCCTTACATTGACCCTGCAAAGTGCATCGGCAGTGGTGCGTGTGTAACCGCCTGTCCTGAAAAAGACATACTGGGCCTTGCAGATGGGAAAGGTAAGCTGATCAATGCCTCCCATTGCATCGGGCACGGGGCTTGTGCCTCGGCCTGTCCTGTCAGTGCGATTACCCTCGTGTTCGGTACAGAGACCCGCGGGGTTGAGATACCGTATGTAAACCAGAATTTTGAGACCAATATCAAAGGTGTTTTTATTGCCGGTGAACTTGGGGGTATGGGACTCGTAAAGAATGCAATCACACAGGGCCGGGAAGCTGTGGAATATATTGCGTGCGGACTCAAAGAGGCAAAAGGGGCTGACAAGGGTGTTTATGACGTACTGATTGTCGGAGCAGGTCCTGCCGGCATAGGCGCATCATTAGCAGCGGTGAAGCATAATCTGAATTTTCTTACCATTGAACAGGAGGATATTGGAGGCACTGTATTCCACTATCCGCGTCACAAGATTGTCATGACATCCCCTGTTGACCTGCCGATG includes these proteins:
- a CDS encoding NAD(P)-binding domain-containing protein; translation: MLTTVISVVLVAGSIGAYLAGHRKKSKKVEKKITKAKEYGLHEPVHIHPYIDPAKCIGSGACVTACPEKDILGLADGKGKLINASHCIGHGACASACPVSAITLVFGTETRGVEIPYVNQNFETNIKGVFIAGELGGMGLVKNAITQGREAVEYIACGLKEAKGADKGVYDVLIVGAGPAGIGASLAAVKHNLNFLTIEQEDIGGTVFHYPRHKIVMTSPVDLPMYGKVKLNETTKEALLELWMSVIDKTGLKINVAEKMKGLKEEDGKFRVITTKGEYITKKVVLAIGRRGTPRKLGVPGEELPKVAYRLSDPEQHQNHNILVVGGGDSAIEAAVSLSKQPGNKVLLSYRGDAFSRIKPANKSRLDEAVANKLVKVMLNSNVKEIGEKEIKIAVVEDIQVIPNDYIYIFAGGELPNEFLKSIGIQIEKKFGKA